The following coding sequences are from one Candidatus Methylomirabilota bacterium window:
- a CDS encoding 3-hydroxyacyl-CoA dehydrogenase NAD-binding domain-containing protein has protein sequence MTTSVAVLGAGRIGRQIALAFALGGHRALLIDLKARAGAERAALFADVRRELARDLALMGEEGVLGGGDAAAVLRRIEDRAGLDGLAGCAFVQEALPEIPELKRDVFRRLAGRLAPDAVLASTSSTISPAHLVDAVERPERFLVAHWLNPAHIIPLVEVVPSARTSAGVVARTLAILERLGKVPVRCGDSPGFIGPRLQALLMNEAVRLVEEGVATPEDVDRAFKAGMGFRYAQVGIFEFIDWGGVDILHRASAFLATALGDARFKPARLVEEKMAKNELGPKTGRGFFDYAGEKRDRFESEKIRALLRQLRRERAAP, from the coding sequence GTGACCACGTCCGTCGCGGTGCTCGGCGCCGGGCGGATCGGGCGCCAGATCGCGCTCGCGTTCGCCCTCGGCGGCCACCGCGCGCTCCTTATAGATCTGAAGGCGCGCGCCGGCGCCGAGCGCGCCGCGCTCTTCGCCGACGTCCGGCGGGAGCTCGCGCGCGACCTCGCGCTGATGGGCGAGGAGGGCGTGCTCGGCGGCGGGGACGCCGCCGCCGTCCTCCGGCGCATCGAGGACCGGGCGGGCCTCGACGGGCTCGCGGGCTGCGCCTTCGTCCAGGAGGCGCTGCCCGAGATCCCCGAGCTCAAGCGCGACGTGTTCCGGCGGCTCGCGGGGCGGCTCGCGCCCGACGCGGTCCTCGCCTCCACGAGCTCGACGATCTCGCCCGCCCACCTCGTGGACGCGGTCGAGCGCCCGGAGCGCTTCCTCGTCGCCCACTGGCTCAACCCGGCGCACATCATCCCGCTCGTCGAGGTGGTCCCGAGCGCGCGGACGTCGGCCGGCGTCGTCGCGCGCACGCTGGCGATCCTCGAGCGGCTCGGCAAGGTCCCGGTCCGCTGCGGCGACTCACCGGGGTTCATCGGCCCGCGGCTGCAGGCGCTGCTCATGAACGAGGCCGTGCGCCTCGTCGAGGAAGGCGTCGCGACGCCCGAGGACGTCGATCGCGCGTTCAAGGCCGGAATGGGCTTTCGCTACGCGCAGGTGGGCATCTTCGAGTTCATCGACTGGGGCGGCGTGGACATCCTCCACCGCGCGAGCGCGTTCCTCGCGACGGCGCTCGGCGACGCCCGGTTCAAGCCGGCGCGGCTCGTCGAGGAGAAGATGGCGAAGAACGAGCTCGGGCCCAAGACCGGGCGCGGTTTCTTCGACTACGCGGGCGAGAAGCGCGACCGCTTCGAGAGCGAGAAGATCCGCGCGCTCCTGAGGCAGCTCCGAAGGGAACGGGCGGCGCCGTGA
- a CDS encoding acyl-CoA dehydrogenase family protein: protein MRDLFYLSDKQRQVRDLVRALARGRIAPRAAEVDETEAYPAEQLRLLGEQGLMGLYIPEAYGGTEMGALAFALAVEEIAWACASTGVLFLVQYAGGFPIVAAGTEAQKRRYLPRLASGEITAAFSLSEAGSGSDAAALATTAVRTGDRYLLNGSKMWVTNGSRAGVITLFATVDRGRGKYGVTAFLVEPTFPGFALGKLEKKLGVRGSPTVALHLTDCEVPAENRLGEEGDGFRLALRILDGSRPAVGAQAVGIAQAALDAAVAYAKERRQFDQAIAAFQGIQFMLADMAMHVHGARLMVHHAAALLDRGAPRTALESSLAKCFAGDAAMRVATDAVQVFGGYGYTREYPVERFMRDAKITQIYEGTNQIQRVVVARELLRG from the coding sequence ATGCGCGACCTCTTCTATCTCAGCGACAAGCAGCGCCAGGTGCGCGACCTCGTTCGCGCACTCGCGCGGGGGCGGATCGCGCCGCGGGCCGCCGAGGTGGACGAGACGGAAGCGTATCCGGCCGAGCAGCTGCGGCTCCTCGGCGAGCAGGGGCTCATGGGGCTCTACATCCCCGAGGCCTACGGCGGCACGGAGATGGGCGCGCTCGCGTTCGCTCTCGCGGTGGAGGAGATCGCCTGGGCATGCGCGTCCACGGGCGTCCTCTTCCTCGTGCAGTACGCGGGCGGGTTTCCCATCGTCGCCGCGGGGACGGAGGCGCAGAAGCGCCGCTACCTGCCGCGCCTCGCGTCCGGCGAGATCACGGCGGCCTTCTCGCTCTCCGAGGCCGGCTCCGGCTCCGACGCCGCGGCCCTCGCGACGACGGCGGTGCGCACGGGCGACCGCTATCTCCTGAACGGCAGCAAGATGTGGGTGACGAACGGTAGCCGCGCGGGCGTCATCACCCTCTTCGCGACCGTGGACCGCGGCCGCGGCAAGTACGGCGTGACCGCGTTCCTCGTCGAGCCCACGTTCCCCGGCTTCGCCCTCGGCAAGCTCGAGAAGAAGCTCGGGGTGCGCGGCTCGCCGACCGTCGCGCTCCACCTGACCGACTGCGAGGTGCCCGCCGAGAACCGGCTCGGCGAGGAGGGCGACGGCTTCAGGCTGGCGCTCCGCATCCTGGACGGCTCGCGTCCCGCCGTCGGCGCCCAGGCGGTCGGCATCGCCCAGGCCGCGCTCGACGCCGCGGTCGCGTACGCCAAGGAGCGCCGGCAGTTCGACCAGGCGATCGCGGCGTTCCAGGGGATCCAGTTCATGCTCGCCGACATGGCGATGCACGTGCACGGCGCCCGGCTCATGGTCCACCACGCGGCGGCGCTCCTGGACCGGGGCGCCCCGCGCACGGCGCTCGAGTCGTCGCTGGCCAAGTGCTTCGCGGGCGACGCCGCGATGAGGGTCGCGACCGACGCGGTGCAGGTCTTCGGGGGCTACGGCTACACGCGCGAGTACCCGGTCGAGCGCTTCATGCGCGACGCGAAGATCACGCAGATCTACGAGGGCACCAACCAGATCCAGCGTGTCGTCGTCGCCCGCGAGCTCCTCCGCGGGTAG
- a CDS encoding glycosyltransferase family 2 protein, translating into MKTEPKVVVVMPAYNAGRTLRMTYEELPKDTVNLVILVDDGSTDATLDVARQLGLEIFVHNRNYGYGANQKTCYAEALRAGAEIVVMVHPDYQYDPRLVPQLIAPIVRGEADVVLGSRLKTGSALAQGMPWWKYVANRFLTGLENRVFGLRLSEYHTGYRAFRREVLETVNF; encoded by the coding sequence ATGAAGACCGAACCCAAAGTCGTGGTGGTGATGCCGGCGTACAACGCCGGACGGACGCTCCGGATGACGTACGAGGAGCTGCCGAAGGACACGGTGAACCTCGTGATCCTGGTGGACGACGGCTCGACGGACGCCACGCTCGACGTGGCGCGCCAGCTCGGGCTGGAGATCTTCGTCCACAACCGCAACTACGGTTACGGTGCGAACCAGAAGACGTGCTATGCGGAGGCCCTGCGGGCGGGGGCCGAGATCGTGGTGATGGTGCACCCGGACTATCAGTACGATCCGCGGCTGGTCCCGCAGCTCATCGCGCCGATCGTGCGGGGGGAGGCCGACGTGGTGCTGGGCTCGCGGCTCAAGACGGGCTCGGCGCTCGCGCAGGGGATGCCGTGGTGGAAGTACGTCGCGAACCGGTTCCTCACGGGGCTCGAGAACCGGGTGTTCGGGCTCCGGCTCTCCGAGTACCACACGGGCTACCGCGCCTTCCGCCGCGAGGTGCTGGAGACGGTGAACTTC
- a CDS encoding hydantoinase/oxoprolinase family protein, giving the protein MAYRIGFDVGGTFTDFVLQSPSGELLTAKRLTTYPDPSEACLAGLDGLVAQGGVTWRDVAQAVHGTTLGSNVVIERKARGVGLLTTRGFRDVLTIGREKRYQVYDLQIEKPAPLIPRRLIGEVTERILADGSVRTPLDEADARRAIRELAARGVRTLAICLLHAYLNPAHEKRLARLVADEAPDVAVTLSHEVSPTFREYERTSTTVVNAYVMTAVREYLRALAAAMRERGYGGRLFVMQSSGGVATAEAMQRYPVRMIESGPAAGALMAAVYGELTGHRDLIAFDMGGTTAKLALIEKGRPYTTTAFELHRVNNAPGSGLPMNIQALDLVEIGAGGGSIARARLGVIAVGPESASSTPGPVCYGRGGAEPTVTDADVVLGYINPDYFAGGSLKLRADAAARAIEEKLARPLGLPLAEAAWGVHAIVNTNMELATRVVSIERGRDPRELTFVAFGGSGPVHGCRLAQALGVPRVILPAAAGVTAAIGLLAAEVRFDVARTYVRRIDAADPARLTAMYDEMAAQALEVVRESAVAGDVTLARAADARYVGQGYELTVPVPAGALDAAALARVRAAFDEVYAARYGYANPAEPVEVVTWKLSAVGGSPRIALAKAAARGGDGAPKGTRRAYFPEARGYVDTPVYDRYALAAGARVEGPAIVEERESTTVLPPGVAATVDEYASLVAELE; this is encoded by the coding sequence ATGGCGTACCGGATCGGGTTCGACGTCGGCGGGACGTTCACCGACTTCGTCCTCCAGTCCCCGTCCGGGGAGCTCCTCACCGCGAAGCGGCTGACGACCTACCCGGACCCGTCGGAGGCGTGCCTGGCGGGCCTCGACGGGCTGGTCGCGCAGGGCGGCGTGACCTGGCGCGACGTCGCCCAGGCGGTGCACGGCACGACCCTCGGCTCGAACGTCGTCATCGAGCGCAAGGCGAGGGGCGTCGGGCTCCTCACCACGCGCGGCTTCCGCGACGTGCTCACCATCGGGCGCGAGAAGCGCTACCAGGTCTACGACCTCCAGATCGAGAAGCCGGCGCCGCTGATCCCGCGCCGCCTCATCGGCGAGGTCACGGAGCGGATCCTGGCGGACGGGAGCGTGCGGACGCCGCTCGACGAGGCCGACGCGCGCCGCGCGATCCGGGAGCTCGCGGCCCGCGGCGTGCGGACCCTGGCGATCTGCCTGCTGCACGCGTACCTGAACCCGGCGCACGAGAAGCGGCTCGCCCGGCTCGTCGCCGACGAGGCGCCGGACGTCGCGGTCACGCTCTCGCACGAGGTCTCGCCGACCTTCCGCGAGTACGAGCGCACCTCGACGACGGTCGTGAACGCCTACGTCATGACGGCGGTCCGCGAGTACCTCCGGGCGCTGGCCGCCGCCATGCGCGAGCGCGGCTACGGCGGCCGGCTCTTCGTCATGCAGTCCTCGGGCGGCGTCGCGACGGCGGAGGCGATGCAGCGCTACCCGGTGCGGATGATCGAGTCGGGCCCCGCCGCGGGCGCCCTAATGGCGGCGGTCTACGGCGAGCTCACCGGCCACCGCGACCTGATCGCCTTCGACATGGGCGGGACGACGGCCAAGCTCGCGCTGATCGAGAAGGGCCGGCCATACACGACGACGGCGTTCGAGCTCCACCGCGTGAACAACGCGCCGGGCAGCGGGCTGCCGATGAACATCCAGGCGCTCGACCTCGTCGAGATCGGGGCGGGCGGCGGCTCGATCGCGCGGGCCAGGCTCGGTGTGATCGCCGTCGGGCCGGAGAGCGCCTCGTCCACGCCCGGCCCGGTGTGCTACGGCCGCGGCGGTGCGGAGCCGACGGTGACCGACGCCGACGTCGTCCTCGGCTACATCAACCCCGACTACTTCGCCGGCGGCTCGCTCAAGCTCCGCGCGGACGCCGCGGCGCGGGCGATCGAGGAGAAGCTCGCGCGCCCCCTCGGCCTGCCGCTCGCGGAGGCCGCGTGGGGCGTCCACGCGATCGTCAACACCAACATGGAGCTCGCGACCCGCGTCGTTTCCATCGAGCGCGGCCGCGACCCGCGCGAGCTGACGTTCGTCGCCTTCGGCGGCTCCGGCCCCGTGCACGGCTGCCGTCTCGCGCAGGCGCTCGGCGTCCCCCGCGTGATCCTGCCCGCGGCGGCCGGCGTCACCGCCGCGATCGGGCTCCTCGCCGCGGAGGTCAGGTTCGACGTCGCGCGGACGTACGTGCGCCGGATCGACGCCGCGGACCCGGCGCGGCTCACGGCGATGTACGACGAGATGGCGGCGCAGGCGCTCGAGGTCGTCCGCGAGTCGGCGGTGGCCGGCGACGTCACGCTGGCGCGCGCGGCCGACGCGCGCTACGTCGGCCAGGGCTACGAGCTGACGGTGCCCGTGCCCGCGGGCGCGCTCGACGCCGCGGCGCTCGCCCGCGTCCGCGCGGCGTTCGACGAGGTCTACGCCGCGCGCTACGGCTACGCGAACCCCGCCGAGCCCGTCGAGGTCGTCACCTGGAAGCTCTCCGCGGTCGGCGGCTCGCCGCGCATCGCGCTCGCCAAGGCCGCCGCGCGCGGCGGCGACGGCGCGCCGAAGGGGACGCGGCGCGCGTACTTCCCGGAGGCGCGCGGCTACGTGGACACGCCGGTGTACGACCGCTACGCGCTGGCGGCCGGCGCCCGCGTCGAGGGGCCGGCGATCGTCGAGGAGCGCGAGTCCACGACGGTGCTCCCGCCCGGCGTGGCGGCGACCGTGGACGAGTACGCGAGCCTCGTGGCGGAGCTCGAATGA
- a CDS encoding MaoC/PaaZ C-terminal domain-containing protein yields MSGEVPPRGRWWEDFTVGEALVTGRRTVEAGDVSRFAGLTGDFNPLHTDAEFAKTTPFGARVAHGILTLAVSNGQQNLAGWFEGTTLALLGLDRLRFTAPVKFGDTVHTEMTVKERREAQKPDRGVVIFDVTVKNQRGEAVCTYEESVLMRRRR; encoded by the coding sequence ATGAGCGGCGAGGTGCCGCCGCGCGGGCGCTGGTGGGAGGACTTCACGGTCGGGGAGGCGCTCGTGACGGGTCGGCGCACCGTGGAGGCCGGCGACGTCTCGCGCTTCGCCGGCCTCACGGGCGACTTCAACCCGCTGCACACCGACGCGGAGTTCGCGAAGACGACGCCGTTCGGCGCGCGTGTCGCGCACGGGATCCTGACGCTCGCGGTGTCGAACGGCCAGCAGAACCTCGCGGGCTGGTTCGAGGGCACGACGCTCGCGCTCCTGGGCCTCGACCGGCTCCGCTTCACCGCGCCCGTGAAGTTCGGCGACACCGTGCACACCGAGATGACGGTGAAGGAGCGTCGTGAGGCGCAGAAGCCCGACCGCGGTGTCGTGATCTTCGACGTGACCGTGAAGAACCAGCGCGGCGAGGCGGTGTGCACCTACGAGGAGAGCGTCCTCATGCGGAGGCGGCGATGA
- a CDS encoding hydantoinase B/oxoprolinase family protein, translating into MSALDPITLGVIWGALQSIAVEIGTTVHRTAYSEQAREGQDFSVAVFDPRGRMVAQGPYSPGHMGAMSFAVKNALAAHPVETLRPGDAILLNDPLLGSGHLPDFFVTQPAFHAGALVGFAVNILHHTDVGGQRPGSQGVEGVFDYFQEGLRIPPTKVWREYQEDPGVVAIIAANTRTPEKVLGDLRAQRSALRVGELRLQELAARYGRDTLARAMDEIIERTETNMRAAIRAFPDGAYAFEDFMDDCGPETAPLRVAVTVTVAGDSMVVDFEGSSPQTASGMNSYINYTRSYSYAAVKCLADPFGPMNEGALRPITVRAPEGSFLNPRPPAGGGPRAIICYRTFESVIGALAKAVPDRVAAAASHMANPTFGGWDRARKRRFVAYELVLSGTGARATKDGCEAMSWAFNASNIPVEAQEANQPIVVERFELIRDSAGAGRFRGGCGIRRDMRFLADEGKLTNLSDRQKFPPYGLFGGEPGRLGRTVLNPGPGEQVVHGKASREFAYADVLSFQQSGAGGYGDPFEREPRRVLEDVLDDYVSVGAARREYGVVIAGSGIDLRVDETATRELRKKVRA; encoded by the coding sequence ATGAGCGCGCTGGACCCGATCACCCTCGGCGTGATCTGGGGCGCGCTCCAGTCGATCGCCGTCGAGATCGGCACGACCGTCCACCGGACGGCGTACTCGGAGCAGGCGCGCGAGGGCCAGGACTTCTCCGTCGCGGTGTTCGACCCGCGGGGCCGCATGGTGGCCCAGGGGCCCTACTCGCCGGGCCACATGGGCGCGATGTCGTTCGCCGTGAAAAACGCGCTCGCGGCCCATCCGGTCGAGACGCTGCGCCCGGGCGACGCGATCCTCCTGAACGACCCGCTGCTCGGCTCGGGCCACCTCCCGGACTTCTTCGTCACGCAGCCCGCGTTCCACGCGGGCGCGCTCGTCGGCTTCGCCGTGAACATCCTCCACCACACGGACGTCGGGGGCCAGCGGCCCGGCAGCCAGGGCGTGGAGGGCGTCTTCGACTACTTCCAGGAGGGGCTTCGCATTCCGCCGACCAAGGTCTGGCGCGAGTACCAGGAGGACCCCGGCGTCGTCGCCATCATCGCGGCCAACACGCGCACCCCCGAGAAGGTCCTCGGCGACCTGCGGGCGCAGCGGAGCGCGCTCAGAGTCGGCGAGCTCAGGCTCCAGGAGCTCGCGGCGCGCTACGGCCGCGACACGCTCGCCCGCGCGATGGACGAGATCATCGAGCGGACGGAGACGAACATGCGCGCGGCGATCCGCGCGTTTCCCGACGGCGCCTACGCCTTCGAGGACTTCATGGACGACTGCGGGCCGGAGACCGCGCCGCTCCGCGTCGCCGTCACCGTGACGGTCGCCGGCGACTCGATGGTCGTCGACTTCGAGGGCTCGAGCCCGCAGACCGCGTCGGGCATGAACTCCTACATCAACTACACGCGCTCCTACTCGTACGCGGCGGTGAAGTGCCTCGCCGACCCGTTCGGCCCGATGAACGAGGGCGCGCTCCGGCCGATCACGGTGCGGGCGCCCGAGGGCTCGTTCCTGAACCCGCGGCCGCCGGCCGGCGGGGGACCGCGCGCGATCATCTGCTACCGGACGTTCGAGTCGGTCATCGGCGCCCTCGCCAAGGCCGTGCCCGACCGCGTCGCGGCGGCCGCCTCACACATGGCGAACCCGACCTTCGGGGGCTGGGACCGCGCGCGGAAGCGCCGGTTCGTCGCCTACGAGCTGGTGCTCTCGGGCACCGGCGCGCGCGCGACGAAGGACGGATGCGAGGCGATGTCGTGGGCGTTCAACGCCTCGAACATCCCGGTGGAGGCGCAGGAGGCGAACCAGCCGATCGTCGTCGAGCGCTTCGAGCTGATCCGCGACTCGGCGGGCGCGGGACGGTTCCGCGGCGGCTGCGGGATCCGGCGCGACATGCGCTTCCTCGCCGACGAGGGAAAGCTCACGAACCTCTCGGACCGCCAGAAGTTTCCGCCGTACGGCCTCTTCGGCGGCGAGCCGGGCCGGCTCGGCCGCACCGTGCTGAACCCCGGGCCCGGCGAGCAGGTCGTCCACGGCAAGGCCTCGCGCGAGTTCGCCTACGCCGACGTCCTCTCCTTCCAGCAGTCGGGCGCGGGCGGGTACGGCGACCCGTTCGAGCGCGAGCCCCGCCGCGTGCTCGAGGACGTGCTCGACGACTACGTGTCGGTCGGGGCCGCGCGGCGCGAGTACGGTGTCGTGATCGCGGGCTCCGGGATCGACCTCCGGGTGGACGAGACGGCCACACGCGAGCTCCGGAAGAAGGTGCGGGCATGA
- a CDS encoding acyl-CoA dehydrogenase family protein, protein MIRFTAEQEDFRRAVARFVDAEVAPAAEALDERAEFPAKLFRRLGELGYLGLRYPEAYGGADADMVTYCLFAEELARGSLSVAAAAAMQSLMGTHFIYKYGSEALRRKYLVPALRGELVATFALTEPNAGSDVANITTRAERRGDRWVLRGGKTWVTNAPVADVLTVAAKTSAERGMKNIALFLLDRATMRGIALGKKIEKMSVRASETGEILLEDVEVPAEHLLGGEGGGVEKIGGILSEIRVMTAAISVGLARAAYGAALAYARERQAFGKPIVEHQAIAFKLADMLTELHAATLLTYQAAARLDAGLPLTREAAMAKLVASEMAVRVTDEAARIFASYGLAMEYPVQRYFRDARFLLPGGGTSEILRLVIGRDLDWDRGQAFA, encoded by the coding sequence ATGATCCGCTTCACCGCGGAGCAAGAAGACTTCCGCAGGGCCGTCGCGCGGTTCGTCGACGCCGAGGTGGCGCCGGCGGCCGAGGCGCTCGACGAGCGGGCGGAGTTCCCGGCGAAGCTCTTCAGGCGCCTGGGCGAGCTCGGCTACCTCGGCCTCCGCTACCCGGAGGCCTACGGCGGCGCCGACGCCGACATGGTGACCTACTGCCTCTTCGCCGAGGAGCTGGCGCGCGGCTCGCTCTCGGTGGCCGCGGCCGCCGCCATGCAGTCGCTCATGGGCACGCACTTCATCTACAAGTACGGCTCGGAGGCGCTCCGCCGGAAGTACCTGGTGCCCGCGCTGCGCGGCGAGCTGGTCGCGACGTTCGCGCTCACGGAGCCGAACGCGGGCTCCGACGTCGCGAACATCACCACGCGCGCCGAGCGCCGCGGCGACCGCTGGGTCCTGCGCGGCGGCAAGACCTGGGTGACCAACGCGCCGGTCGCCGACGTCCTCACGGTGGCCGCGAAGACCTCGGCCGAGCGCGGGATGAAGAACATCGCGCTCTTCCTCCTGGACCGCGCGACGATGCGCGGGATCGCGCTCGGCAAGAAGATCGAGAAGATGTCGGTGCGCGCCTCGGAGACGGGGGAGATCCTGCTCGAGGACGTCGAGGTGCCGGCCGAGCACCTGCTCGGCGGCGAGGGCGGCGGCGTCGAGAAGATCGGCGGCATCCTGTCGGAGATCCGCGTGATGACCGCCGCCATCTCCGTCGGCCTCGCGCGCGCCGCGTACGGGGCGGCGCTCGCCTACGCCCGCGAGCGCCAGGCGTTCGGGAAGCCGATCGTCGAGCACCAGGCGATCGCCTTCAAGCTCGCCGACATGCTCACCGAGCTTCACGCGGCGACGCTCCTGACCTACCAGGCCGCGGCGCGGCTCGATGCGGGGCTCCCGCTCACGCGCGAGGCCGCGATGGCGAAGCTCGTCGCCTCGGAGATGGCCGTGAGGGTCACCGACGAGGCGGCGCGGATCTTCGCCTCGTACGGCCTCGCCATGGAGTACCCGGTGCAGCGCTACTTCCGCGACGCGCGCTTCCTCCTGCCGGGCGGTGGGACCTCGGAGATCCTGCGCCTGGTGATCGGCCGCGACCTCGACTGGGACCGGGGCCAGGCGTTCGCATGA
- a CDS encoding beta-ketoacyl synthase N-terminal-like domain-containing protein, which translates to MRRVALVGAGVSKFGVRKASYRDLIWEAGKACFDSVPAVKPKDVEGLVVGSVMPERTAFQSHISSMAAEALGIRPSALSARTEHMCASGTVGIRYAYAFIAAGLADLVMVLGVEKLNQPAGEEAILNMGTGVDREWEAAFGLTAPPCFALAAQRHMAEYGTTEEQLALVGVKNHTHAMKNPNAHFTKGATLDQVLCSRMISTPLRLYMCSPITDGAAAVVLASEERARALTDTPVWIRGTGQALDGFQLSSLHADYAHWPALKRAAQAAYQMAGVGPHEMDLAEVHDCFAIAELIAYEELGFCHKGEAGAFVAEGRSDYGGDVVVNPRGGLIGCGHPLGATGVAQAAEVFAQLRGEAGARQVPGAAVGLTHNNSGMGEHVVMIYGKEPA; encoded by the coding sequence ATGAGGCGAGTGGCGCTGGTCGGCGCGGGGGTCTCGAAGTTCGGCGTGCGCAAGGCGAGCTACCGCGACCTCATCTGGGAGGCCGGCAAGGCGTGCTTCGACTCCGTGCCCGCCGTGAAGCCGAAGGACGTCGAGGGGCTGGTCGTCGGCTCCGTCATGCCGGAGCGCACGGCCTTTCAGTCGCACATCTCCTCGATGGCCGCGGAGGCGCTCGGGATCAGGCCAAGCGCGCTCAGCGCGCGCACCGAGCACATGTGCGCGTCGGGCACGGTCGGCATCCGCTACGCCTACGCGTTCATCGCGGCGGGGCTCGCGGACCTCGTCATGGTGCTCGGCGTCGAGAAGCTCAACCAGCCGGCCGGCGAGGAGGCCATCCTCAACATGGGGACGGGCGTGGACCGCGAGTGGGAGGCCGCGTTCGGCCTCACGGCCCCGCCGTGCTTCGCGCTCGCCGCGCAGCGGCACATGGCCGAGTACGGCACGACCGAGGAGCAGCTCGCGCTGGTCGGCGTGAAGAACCACACCCACGCCATGAAGAACCCGAACGCGCACTTCACCAAGGGCGCGACGCTCGACCAGGTGCTGTGCTCGCGGATGATCTCGACGCCGCTGCGCCTCTACATGTGCTCGCCGATCACCGACGGCGCCGCCGCGGTCGTCCTCGCGTCGGAGGAGCGCGCGCGCGCGCTGACCGACACGCCCGTCTGGATCCGGGGGACCGGCCAGGCGCTCGACGGCTTCCAGCTCTCCTCGCTCCACGCGGACTACGCGCACTGGCCCGCCCTCAAGCGCGCCGCCCAGGCCGCGTACCAGATGGCGGGCGTCGGGCCGCACGAGATGGACCTGGCCGAGGTCCACGACTGCTTCGCCATCGCGGAGCTGATCGCGTACGAGGAGCTCGGCTTCTGTCACAAGGGCGAGGCCGGTGCGTTCGTCGCCGAGGGGCGGAGCGACTACGGCGGGGACGTCGTGGTGAACCCGCGCGGCGGGCTGATCGGCTGCGGGCATCCGCTCGGCGCGACCGGCGTCGCCCAGGCCGCCGAGGTCTTCGCCCAGCTCCGCGGCGAGGCGGGCGCGCGTCAGGTCCCCGGCGCCGCCGTCGGGCTCACCCACAACAACAGCGGCATGGGCGAGCACGTGGTCATGATCTACGGGAAGGAGCCGGCGTGA
- a CDS encoding GntR family transcriptional regulator gives MNYRPGIPRYLQIADAVRHDLRGEGERIPSEHALCKQFKVSRPTVRQALDVLVEEGLLYRHAGRGTFSTPSGASDRKLRVIGSVGDMIALGDESWFKLIAREIVPVPANIAQALKLPPRSSVYRISGVRHADVGPFQHVTAYMPLTIGTALSDEDLSKTSLIGAIERVLGVPIKSMEQVVDAVLAPRQIAELLQLRPRSPLLLFERTYFAAGGEPVEYAITYQTGRRYPYRLVLSRAERRS, from the coding sequence GTGAACTATCGTCCAGGGATTCCGCGGTACCTCCAGATCGCCGACGCCGTCCGTCACGACCTGCGCGGCGAGGGCGAGCGCATCCCGTCCGAGCATGCGCTCTGCAAGCAGTTCAAGGTGAGCCGGCCGACCGTCCGCCAGGCGCTCGACGTCCTGGTGGAGGAGGGGCTCCTCTACCGGCACGCGGGGCGCGGGACCTTCTCGACGCCGTCGGGCGCCTCCGACCGCAAGCTCCGGGTGATCGGCTCGGTCGGCGACATGATCGCGCTGGGCGACGAGTCGTGGTTCAAGCTGATCGCGCGCGAGATCGTGCCCGTGCCGGCCAACATCGCGCAGGCGCTCAAGCTGCCGCCCCGCTCGTCGGTCTACCGCATCAGCGGCGTCCGTCACGCGGACGTCGGACCCTTCCAGCACGTGACCGCGTACATGCCGCTGACGATCGGCACGGCCCTCTCCGACGAGGACCTCTCCAAGACGTCCCTGATCGGCGCGATCGAGCGCGTGCTCGGCGTGCCGATCAAGTCCATGGAGCAGGTCGTGGACGCGGTGCTGGCGCCGCGCCAGATCGCCGAGCTCCTGCAGCTCCGGCCGCGCTCGCCGCTGCTCCTCTTCGAACGCACCTACTTCGCCGCCGGCGGCGAGCCCGTCGAGTACGCGATCACGTACCAGACCGGGCGGCGCTACCCCTATCGCCTGGTCCTCTCGCGCGCCGAGCGGCGGAGCTGA